In one window of Gopherus evgoodei ecotype Sinaloan lineage chromosome 9, rGopEvg1_v1.p, whole genome shotgun sequence DNA:
- the LOC115657085 gene encoding glucose-dependent insulinotropic receptor-like yields the protein MSHVSYAVLHFLLGFFIPSANLLVIVVVYKLMKKQQGRSYIFILNLAAADLLVGVMCIAEALDDILDGDFDKNLSFCLLRICMSMTPCIGSILTLLLISLDRYLAVKLPLYYPALLNKKPIIFSLAILWAVSILFGHMPLISPSLQQSNYTGYCGLLYAAKSDYLYVTCFGIFIPSLLVMICLHISVGRIAYSQHKRIWRTCLQTEPLTAHLRHFKALRTVLIMIVGFTICWGPYYLAGFVQATCDSCNLADPITDVLFLLGEINSLINPLIYALYCKDIRSQLLKLMCKKKGQVKPLPVVHFNIQALDGVSNGEIKRPDSSEVQVPNTTFFNSSSHCKIVFSVS from the coding sequence ATGAGCCACGTCTCATATGCGGTGTTACATTTTCTCCTGGGCTTCTTCATCCCCTCAGCCAACCTGCTGGTAATTGTGGTTGTCTACAAACTAATGAAAAAGCAGCAAGGCAGAAGCTACATCTTCATACTTAACCTGGCTGCTGCAGACCTGCTGGTGGGAGTGATGTGCATTGCAGAGGCACTGGATGATATCCTGGATGGAGACTTTGACAAGAATTTATCCTTTTGTCTTTTGCGGATCTGCATGAGCATGACACCTTGCATTGGCTCCATTCTCACCTTGCTCTTGATTTCTCTGGATAGATACCTGGCAGTGAAGCTCCCCCTTTATTATCCTGCCCTCTTGAACAAAAAACCCATCATCTTTTCTCTCGCCATCCTGTGGGCCGTCTCCATCTTGTTTGGGCACATGCCTTTGatttctccctccctgcagcaaaGCAACTACACGGGCTACTGTGGGCTCCTGTATGCAGCCAAGAGTGACTACCTATATGTGACCTGCTTTGGGATCTTCATCCCTTCCTTGTTGGTCATGATCTGCCTGCACATCTCAGTTGGGAGGATTGCCTACTCACAGCACAAGCGAATCTGGCGcacctgcctgcaaacagagcccctCACTGCTCACCTTCGCCACTTCAAGGCACTGCGGACAGTACTTATAATGATTGTCGGCTTCACCATCTGCTGGGGACCTTATTACCTGGCAGGCTTTGTGCAAGCTACTTGTGACTCCTGCAACCTGGCTGACCCGATAACGGATGTCTTATTCCTGCTGGGAGAAATCAACTCCCTCATCAACCCCCTCATCTATGCTCTGTACTGCAAAGATATAAGAAGCCAGCTGCTCAAATTGATGTGCAAGAAGAAAGGCCAAGTAAAGCCTCTGCCTGTGGTTCACTTTAATATCCAAGCCCTTGATGGCGTATCCAATGGAGAGATTAAGAGACCCGATTCATCTGAGGTTCAAGTCCCCAATACTACTTTCTTCAACAGTTCTAGCCACTGCAAAATTGTCTTCTCGGTGTCATGA